The following are encoded in a window of Penaeus monodon isolate SGIC_2016 chromosome 9, NSTDA_Pmon_1, whole genome shotgun sequence genomic DNA:
- the LOC119577196 gene encoding importin-5-like, whose translation MAGDQEQFQQLLTGLLSVDNKIRQQAENTYDQIPNETKFQLLLTNVVNKAAGEDARTMAAVLLRRLLTSNFDDVFPTLPAETQAQVRAQLLASVQQEEDSNMRKKLCDIIGELAHNMIDDEGNNMWPEFLQFLFESASSASIAHKEIALTLFSLVPGVFGNQQQQHLGMIKAMLTASLADAANPTVQALAVKATAAFILLHDNEPNIQKSFADILPSFLQIIATSIQVGDDDALLKCLVDLAESCPKFLRPQVETILQLAIKALPDPNVGDSWKHLLLEVVVTLAETAPAMVRKAGAKYMNTLIPQMLTMMTDLEDEEDWSVSDEQAEEDNDSNSVVAESSLDRLACGLGGKTVLPHINSTLSQMLQSDSWKCRHAALMAISAVGEGCHKQMEGMLPQIMDAVIRFLQDPHPRVRYAACNAIGQMATDFAPIFQKKFHDTVVPGLLLVMDDSANPRVQAHAGAALVNFSEVCPKNILTTYLPTIIAKLESILAAKFKELMERGTKLVLEQVVTTIASVADTAEENFVEYYDRFIPCLMYIIENASSQELRLLRGKTIECVSLIGLAVGADKFLTDAGKMMDLLLKAQTNQEEMADDDPQVSYLISAWARICKIMGKRFEPYLPLVMGPVLKTASLKPEVALLDNEDMSAVDGDDDWQFVSIGEQQNFGIRTAGLEEKATACQMLVCYARELKDGFADYTEQVVKLMVPMLKFYFHDGVRTAAAESLPFLLECAKIKGPQYLSEMWQYMCPELLKAIETEPECEVLSEHMYAMAKCIEVLGMGCLTNDQITELIRILEKSLTDHFERSVKRQEQRKDEDYDEVVEEQLLDEDDEDVYVLSKVADITHALFAAYGQHFFPFFDILLPHLVKLLGPTRPWPDHQWGLCIFDDVIEYGGPACDKYTDHFLQLLLGFVGDKQGEVRQAAAYGCGVLGQFAGPAFATVCAQAIPLLVQVIQSPDARSEVNLNPTENAIAAVTKILKYNNSAVNVDEVIPVWLSWLPVWEDTDEAPHVYGYLCDLIDGNHPLVLGPNNSNLPRLMLIFSEAFRREAVEKEAEVTQRMLNIVRQLQANPEVFQACISQLSQEQQLALHKYLTT comes from the exons aaCACATATGATCAGATCCCCAATGAAACAAAGTTCCAGTTACTGTTAACCAATGTTGTAAACAAAGCAGCAGGCGAAGATGCACGGACTATGGCTGCAGTCCTCCTCCGGAGGCTTCTCACATCAAATTTCGATGATGTGTTCCCAACG TTACCAGCTGAGACCCAAGCCCAAGTTAGGGCACAGCTGTTGGCATCTGTACAACAAGAAGAAGACAGTAATATGCGCAAGAAGTTGTGTGACATAATCGGTGAATTGGCACACAACATGATCGATGATGAAGGAAATAACATGTGGCCAGAGTTCTTGCAATTTTTGTTTGAGAGTGCCAGCTCTGCATCTATAGCTCACAAAGAAATTGCCTTGACACTCTTCAG TCTTGTACCTGGAGTGTTTGGCAACCAGCAGCAGCAACACTTGGGTATGATCAAAGCTATGCTAACAGCCTCTCTAGCTGATGCTGCAAACCCTACAGTTCAGGCATTGGCTGTCAAGGCCACTGCAGCATTTATTCTGCTTCACGATAATGAGCCAAACATCCAGAAGAGCTTTGCTGATATTCTACCATCTTTTCTCCAG ATCATCGCCACAAGCATCcaggttggtgatgatgatgccttGCTCAAGTGCCTGGTTGACTTGGCAGAGAGTTGCCCTAAGTTCCTTCGGCCGCAGGTTGAGACCATCCTCCAGCTGGCCATTAAA GCTCTACCAGATCCCAATGTAGGTGACAGTTGGAAACATCTGTTGTTGGAAGTTGTTGTAACTTTGGCAGAGACAGCCCCAGCAATGGTGCGAAAGGCTGGTGCCAAGTACATGAATACGCTCATCCCACAGATGTTAACAATGATGACAGATCTTGAAGATGAAGAG GACTGGAGTGTGAGTGACGAGCAGGCTGAGGAAGACAATGATAGCAACTCTGTAGTAGCCGAGTCTTCTCTTGATCGCCTTGCATGTGGTCTTGGTGGCAAGACTGTTTTGCCACACATCAACTCCACTCTTTCACAAATGCTCCAGAGTGACAGTTGGAAATGCCGCCATGCTGCTCTGATGGCAATCTCAGCTGTGGGGGAGGGCTGTCACAAGCAGATGGAGGGCATGTTGCCTCAG ATCATGGATGCTGTCATTAGGTTCCTGCAGGATCCCCATCCCAGAGTTAGATATGCAGCATGTAATGCCATCGGCCAGATGGCAACAGACTTCGCTCCAATCTTCCAGAAGAAATTCCATGACACAGTTGTTCCTGGTCTCCTCCTGGTGATGGATGACAGTGCTAACCCAAGAGTCCAG GCTCATGCTGGAGCTGCCCTGGTCAACTTCTCTGAGGTCTGCCCTAAGAACATTCTAACAACCTACTTGCCTACCATTATTGCCAAGCTAGAGAGTATTCTTGCTGCCAAGTTTAAGGAA TTAATGGAGCGTGGCACAAAGCTGGTCCTGGAGCAAGTGGTGACCACCATTGCGTCGGTGGCAGACACAGCAGAGGAGAACTTTGTAGAGTATTATGACCGGTTTATTCCCTGCCTCATGTACATCATTGAAAATGCCAGCTCTCAAGAACTTAGATTACTTAGAGGCAAGACAATAGAGTGCGTCTCTCTAATTGGTCTGGCCGTTGGAGCTGACAAG TTCTTAACTGATGCTGGGAAGATGATGGACCTTTTGTTGAAGGCCCAGACCAACCAGGAAGAAATGGCAGATGACGATCCACAGGTTTCTTACCTAATCTCTGCTTGGGCCCGTATCTGTAAAATCATGGGCAAACGCTTTGAGCCGTACCTGCCTTTGGTAATGGGTCCAGTACTTAAGACTGCATCTCTGAAGCCTGAG GTTGCTCTGTTGGACAATGAGGACATGAGTGCtgttgatggtgacgatgacTGGCAGTTTGTGTCAATTGGAGAGCAACAGAACTTTGGTATCCGCACAGCAGGGCTTGAGGAGAAGGCTACAGCTTGCCAGATGCTTGTATGTTATGCTAGAGAACTGAAGGATGGATTTGCAGATTACACAGAACAG GTTGTGAAACTTATGGTGCCTATGCTGAAGTTCTATTTCCATGATGGAGTCCGAACAGCTGCTGCTGAGTCTTTGCCCTTCCTCTTAGAATGTGCCAAGATCAAGGGTCCGCAGTACTTATCTGAAATGTGGCAGTACATGTGCCCTGAGCTGCTCAAGGCTATTGAGACAGAGCCCGAGTGTGAGGTTTTATCAGAACACATGTATGCAATGGCCAAGTGTATTGAGGTCCTCGGAATGGGCTGCCTCACTAATGACCAGATTACAGAGCTGATTAGAATACTAGAGAAATCCTTGACTGACCATTTTGAAAGATCTGTCAAGAGGCAAGAGCAGAGGaaggatgaagattatgatgag GTTGTAGAAGAACAGTTActagatgaggatgatgaagatgtcTATGTTTTGAGTAAAGTAGCTGATATCACCCACGCACTCTTTGCTGCTTATGGCCAGCACTTCTTCCCATTCTTTGACATTCTTTTGCCCCATCTTGTAAAGCTGTTGGGCCCCACCAGACCTTGGCCAGATCACCAGTGGGGTCTTTGCATTTTTGATGATGTCATAGAATATGGTGGCCCAGCATGTGACAAATACACAGATCATTTTCTACAG cTATTGCTAGGCTTCGTAGGAGACAAGCAGGGTGAAGTAAGACAAGCAGCAGCCtatggttgtggtgttttgggacaGTTTGCAGGGCCTGCATTTGCCACAGTTTGTGCACAGGCTATTCCCCTTTTAGTTCAGGTTATCCAGAGTCCAGATGCAAGAAGTGAAGTCAACCTTAACCCAACTGAAAATGCTATTGCTGCAGTTACCAAGATCCTAAAGTATAATAATTCAGCTGTAAATGTTGATGAG GTGATCCCAGTGTGGCTTTCATGGTTACCAGTCTGGGAAGACACAGATGAAGCCCCACATGTATATGGGTATTTGTGTGATCTTATTGACGGCAACCATCCACTTGTCTTGGGACCAAACAACTCCAACTTGCCACGTCTGATGCTCATCTTCTCCGAG GCTTTCAGGAGAGAAGCTGTAGAAAAGGAGGCAGAAGTTACGCAACGCATGCTCAACATCGTCCGACAGTTACAAGCAAATCCTGAAGTGTTCCAAGCCTGTATTAGCCAATTATCACAGGAACAACAGTTGGCACTTCATAAATACCTCACAACCTAG